A portion of the Leptospira noumeaensis genome contains these proteins:
- a CDS encoding TIGR04452 family lipoprotein, translating to MKQIFLSILFFVFLTNCVVTEGIGIPTYGAIKGSEAKKRISDAVFEAESTASGYWLAQTGMKGGQGPISPLLLINGFLTKAVYSYLADIQDGQSYMESSVLQCESDIRTKGALVLGSVYDSLTTVGGVVRDALLLPEFASCDLEKTGKIITIEPVRF from the coding sequence ATGAAACAAATTTTTCTATCCATTCTTTTCTTTGTCTTTTTGACAAATTGTGTGGTGACAGAAGGAATTGGAATTCCTACTTACGGCGCGATCAAAGGTTCAGAAGCAAAAAAACGAATTTCCGATGCCGTTTTTGAGGCTGAATCCACTGCTTCTGGGTATTGGTTGGCCCAAACGGGAATGAAAGGAGGACAGGGACCAATTTCTCCACTGTTACTCATCAACGGATTTTTGACAAAGGCCGTTTATTCCTATCTCGCGGATATCCAGGATGGCCAGTCTTATATGGAATCTTCCGTTTTACAATGTGAATCAGATATTCGTACTAAAGGTGCTTTAGTCCTGGGTAGTGTTTATGATAGTTTAACAACTGTTGGGGGAGTGGTACGGGATGCATTATTACTCCCAGAATTTGCTTCCTGTGATTTAGAAAAAACAGGGAAAATTATCACAATCGAACCGGTTCGTTTTTAA
- a CDS encoding serine hydrolase domain-containing protein, translated as MKFKFYLILVSLLSFSFFANCQKSVSTDKGAQSLLFAGIAGSCFSIDTCFDQYAKTTDEGASFQVYDSTGNRIYARQSILDYSSYRPIASGSKWVTAITAMRAIDCNSNSGTYANCGTVTTGTCATGGTLSLSRTTGEILGWTGTKGTITLRQLLSFTSGLNAGGGNGSGQVACISTLPVGATGTQKDTCVNEIRDQSTGTPGALFQYNSNHMAVAQRMLEVSCGKTWTTIFTQLILTPLGWDANQAVWSGNIRSSDLTDGSLSGAYGLSISPEHYARMLNALLTNGTAKNASGGNIANFLSTTSVTEILADQYQGAKIGYSQFSAFGYKWQYGLGNWRFCTATDVPAECDKDLISHSIGINGFYPWVDKNRSYMAILAVNNIGRKNGLNLLPASSTSLFFAETVRPLIHTQIGK; from the coding sequence ATGAAATTCAAATTTTATTTAATATTAGTATCTCTTTTATCATTTAGCTTTTTCGCAAATTGCCAAAAATCAGTTTCTACAGATAAAGGTGCACAATCCTTACTTTTCGCAGGGATTGCCGGTTCTTGTTTTAGTATTGATACTTGTTTTGATCAATATGCGAAAACTACAGATGAAGGCGCCAGTTTTCAAGTTTATGATAGCACAGGTAACAGAATTTATGCGAGGCAATCTATATTAGATTATAGCAGCTACCGTCCGATTGCTTCTGGCTCTAAATGGGTGACTGCCATTACTGCTATGCGTGCCATTGATTGTAATTCCAATAGTGGGACTTATGCAAACTGTGGAACAGTAACAACAGGTACTTGTGCCACTGGAGGGACATTATCTTTAAGCCGAACCACGGGTGAAATTCTTGGATGGACAGGCACCAAAGGAACCATCACACTCCGCCAATTATTATCCTTTACCTCGGGTTTGAATGCGGGAGGGGGAAATGGATCTGGACAAGTCGCTTGTATTTCTACCCTACCCGTTGGAGCCACAGGGACACAAAAAGATACTTGTGTGAACGAAATTCGCGACCAATCCACAGGAACACCAGGTGCTTTATTCCAATACAATTCCAATCATATGGCAGTCGCACAACGTATGTTAGAGGTATCATGTGGAAAAACTTGGACTACCATTTTCACCCAACTCATTCTCACTCCTCTGGGATGGGATGCAAACCAAGCGGTTTGGAGCGGAAACATTCGCTCTAGTGATCTAACTGATGGAAGTTTATCTGGTGCTTATGGGCTTTCCATTTCTCCAGAACACTATGCGAGAATGCTAAATGCACTTCTCACAAACGGAACGGCAAAAAATGCATCAGGAGGAAATATCGCCAATTTTTTATCCACTACCTCGGTGACAGAAATTTTAGCTGACCAATACCAAGGAGCAAAGATTGGATACTCCCAGTTTTCGGCGTTCGGATACAAATGGCAGTACGGTCTCGGCAACTGGAGGTTTTGTACCGCAACGGATGTCCCAGCCGAATGTGACAAAGACCTCATTTCTCATAGCATTGGAATCAACGGATTCTATCCATGGGTAGATAAAAATCGAAGTTATATGGCCATCTTAGCAGTCAATAATATTGGAAGAAAAAATGGATTGAATTTGTTACCAGCTTCCTCAACCTCATTATTCTTTGCAGAAACGGTGCGACCACTCATACATACTCAAATAGGAAAGTAA
- a CDS encoding START domain-containing protein, translating into MTKKQILTLTLVGISILSNVSNLVAQSPEWSESKKKKGIQVFTRPFAGSNLDEFLGRTEVDASISQVITLLTDPSSCKNLYHQCKELTVLSGSEKKSVVYLRNGAPWPVNDRDLIMDRSFEQNEKTLATVMKIKRLDSNAKAVPSGVTRMENFEGVWRIIPQANGKLKIEYQAHFEPGGSVPQSVINLVLTDTPYESLLNLKTLVEEGKHKDAKFDWIKEPIKN; encoded by the coding sequence ATGACAAAAAAACAAATCCTCACACTCACTTTGGTAGGAATTTCTATCCTATCCAATGTATCCAATCTTGTTGCTCAGTCACCAGAATGGTCCGAGTCTAAAAAGAAAAAGGGAATCCAAGTATTCACTCGTCCTTTTGCCGGTTCTAACTTAGATGAATTTTTAGGACGAACGGAAGTGGATGCTTCTATTTCCCAAGTCATCACTTTGTTGACCGACCCAAGTTCTTGTAAAAATCTTTATCACCAATGTAAAGAACTCACCGTTCTATCGGGTTCAGAAAAAAAGTCCGTGGTTTATCTTCGTAATGGTGCACCTTGGCCAGTGAATGATCGAGATTTGATTATGGATCGAAGTTTTGAACAAAACGAAAAAACTTTAGCAACCGTGATGAAAATCAAACGGCTTGATTCCAATGCAAAAGCAGTTCCTTCTGGAGTCACTCGTATGGAAAACTTTGAAGGTGTTTGGCGAATCATTCCGCAAGCCAATGGAAAACTAAAAATTGAGTACCAAGCTCACTTTGAACCAGGTGGATCCGTTCCCCAATCGGTGATCAATTTAGTTTTAACAGACACACCTTATGAATCACTATTGAATTTAAAAACTTTAGTGGAAGAGGGAAAACATAAGGATGCTAAATTTGATTGGATTAAAGAACCTATCAAAAACTAG
- a CDS encoding acyl-CoA dehydrogenase family protein translates to MTATAVKLEKSQAEKALSAQAALLNEVTKRLAQKNSDNGKVSVSKMDKTQHVFYQLAWMTAQQRVAENFIVYAWDASKGTGEMEQKMALTFVAETVSNIRSELAARPAEYELTYQELFSKLFSDEINAYVEAASKMENYEAIVDKIVDLGHFGAYGLSEDHENFRGIFKDFAENVVVPHAEHVHRHDDLIPQEIINGLKDMGCFGLCIPEQFGGIQPDDRPDNISMLVVTEELSRGSLGAAGSLITRPEIMSKALLKGGTEEQKNKWLPLLASGEKFAGIMVTEPNYGSDVAGVSVTAKEVDGGFVINGVKTWCTFAGYANLLLILCRTESDPSLKHRGLSILLAEKPSFDGHEFSYKQDGGGTIQGKAIGTIGYRGMHSYEVSFEDYFVPKENLLGGDAGRGKGFYFQMEGFAGGRIQTAARANGVMQAALEAALRYSQERKVFAKPIYDYTLTKFKIAKMAMIVQATRQYTNYVATLLDEHKGQMEATLVKLYASKIAEWVTREAMQIHGGMGYAEEYPVSRYFVDARVFSIFEGAEEVMALRVVAKDLLDQALAS, encoded by the coding sequence ATGACCGCAACGGCAGTGAAACTCGAAAAATCCCAGGCGGAGAAGGCTCTTAGTGCCCAAGCCGCCCTCCTTAATGAAGTTACCAAACGACTAGCTCAGAAAAATTCCGATAACGGCAAAGTATCCGTAAGCAAAATGGACAAAACACAACATGTGTTTTATCAATTGGCTTGGATGACGGCTCAACAACGTGTTGCTGAGAACTTTATCGTTTATGCTTGGGATGCGTCCAAGGGAACTGGTGAAATGGAACAGAAAATGGCTCTTACTTTTGTAGCCGAAACTGTTTCTAACATTCGTTCTGAACTGGCAGCTCGCCCTGCTGAATATGAACTCACATACCAAGAACTATTCTCCAAACTTTTTTCTGATGAGATCAATGCTTACGTTGAAGCTGCATCAAAAATGGAAAACTACGAAGCCATTGTAGACAAGATCGTTGATCTTGGACACTTCGGTGCGTACGGACTTTCCGAAGACCATGAAAACTTTCGCGGAATTTTCAAAGATTTTGCTGAAAATGTAGTGGTTCCACATGCAGAACATGTCCACAGACATGACGACCTAATCCCACAAGAAATCATCAACGGTTTAAAAGACATGGGTTGTTTTGGACTTTGTATTCCAGAACAGTTTGGTGGAATCCAACCTGATGACCGTCCAGATAACATTTCTATGTTAGTGGTAACGGAAGAACTTTCTCGTGGTTCACTCGGTGCTGCAGGGTCACTCATCACTCGTCCAGAAATTATGTCTAAGGCTCTCCTCAAAGGGGGAACCGAAGAACAAAAAAATAAATGGTTACCACTACTTGCTTCCGGTGAAAAATTCGCTGGAATCATGGTAACAGAACCTAACTACGGTTCTGACGTTGCCGGAGTTTCTGTAACAGCAAAAGAAGTAGACGGTGGATTTGTAATCAACGGTGTAAAAACTTGGTGCACATTTGCAGGTTATGCGAACCTCCTACTTATCCTTTGCCGTACAGAATCTGACCCAAGTCTGAAACACAGAGGTCTTTCCATCCTACTGGCTGAAAAACCTTCTTTTGATGGCCATGAATTCAGTTACAAACAAGACGGTGGCGGAACCATCCAAGGAAAAGCAATCGGAACTATTGGTTACCGAGGAATGCACTCTTACGAAGTATCTTTCGAAGATTACTTTGTTCCTAAAGAAAACCTTCTTGGTGGAGATGCTGGACGAGGAAAAGGCTTCTATTTCCAAATGGAAGGATTTGCTGGTGGACGTATCCAAACAGCAGCTCGTGCCAATGGTGTGATGCAAGCAGCTCTTGAAGCAGCTCTTCGTTATTCCCAAGAACGTAAAGTATTCGCAAAACCAATTTACGATTATACTTTAACAAAGTTCAAAATTGCGAAGATGGCAATGATTGTCCAAGCAACTCGCCAATACACAAACTATGTAGCAACACTACTCGATGAACACAAAGGTCAAATGGAAGCAACACTTGTTAAGTTGTATGCATCCAAAATTGCTGAGTGGGTCACTCGAGAAGCAATGCAGATTCATGGTGGTATGGGTTATGCGGAAGAATATCCTGTATCAAGATATTTTGTTGATGCTCGTGTATTCTCTATCTTTGAAGGTGCGGAAGAAGTAATGGCACTTCGTGTAGTTGCGAAAGACTTACTTGACCAAGCATTAGCTTCTTAA
- a CDS encoding crossover junction endodeoxyribonuclease RuvC, which yields MKIIGIDPGSHRVGYAILSFPESLRRNPALLTYGTIEVAPKTPSPDNLLQIRKELMDILSEFQPEIAAVEELFFVQNTTTGMKVSESRGVILLSLGEKQIPVVSLTATQIKKGISAKGNATKKEVRAAIQMILGFKDLKGHDDSWDAIACAFVGRSLV from the coding sequence TTGAAAATCATAGGCATTGATCCTGGATCCCACCGTGTAGGGTATGCGATTCTTTCGTTTCCTGAGAGCCTACGTCGTAATCCAGCGCTTTTAACTTACGGGACGATTGAAGTGGCTCCGAAGACTCCTTCTCCCGACAACCTCCTCCAAATTCGAAAGGAACTGATGGACATTCTTTCAGAATTCCAGCCAGAAATTGCGGCCGTAGAAGAACTGTTCTTTGTTCAGAACACGACGACCGGGATGAAAGTTTCCGAATCTCGCGGGGTCATTCTACTCTCCCTCGGAGAAAAACAAATACCGGTTGTTTCTTTAACCGCCACACAAATCAAAAAAGGAATCTCCGCCAAAGGGAATGCCACGAAAAAAGAAGTTAGAGCAGCAATCCAAATGATTTTAGGATTTAAAGATCTGAAAGGCCACGACGACTCATGGGACGCCATCGCTTGTGCCTTTGTGGGTCGATCTTTAGTTTGA
- a CDS encoding SDR family oxidoreductase, whose protein sequence is MQLNGNTILITGGTSGIGLALAKRFSDLGNQVLVCGTSAKKMEEIRKSYPKWGTYLFDISRPEEREKLFQQTTKDFPDLNVLFNNAGIQRYPKLNELEPWADLGKEIDLNLGAPIHLSMLFAKHLFAKKNAAILNTTSGLSHIPLAYAPIYSATKAALHSFTLTLRFQFRNQPIEVIEVSPPMVDTDLGIPNTHTAGLNLDEYADSVMEGLRNGNLEITTGFSTVSANASREQKNEIFLSMNQARSVSN, encoded by the coding sequence ATGCAATTGAATGGAAATACAATCCTCATCACTGGGGGAACAAGTGGGATCGGCCTTGCTCTCGCCAAACGATTTTCCGATTTAGGCAATCAGGTTCTAGTCTGCGGAACCAGCGCAAAGAAAATGGAAGAGATCAGGAAATCTTATCCTAAATGGGGAACATATCTTTTTGATATCTCTCGCCCAGAAGAGAGGGAAAAGTTGTTTCAACAAACCACAAAGGATTTTCCTGATCTCAATGTGTTATTCAATAATGCAGGCATACAAAGGTATCCAAAACTAAATGAACTAGAACCTTGGGCAGACTTAGGAAAGGAAATTGATTTAAATTTAGGAGCTCCAATCCATCTCTCTATGTTATTCGCTAAACACTTGTTTGCAAAGAAAAATGCAGCGATTTTGAATACAACCTCTGGATTGTCACATATTCCTTTGGCTTATGCGCCTATATACAGTGCGACAAAAGCGGCCTTACATTCCTTCACTTTGACACTACGATTTCAGTTTCGTAACCAACCGATTGAAGTGATTGAGGTTTCGCCGCCAATGGTGGATACAGATTTAGGAATCCCTAACACACATACGGCGGGACTAAACTTAGATGAATATGCTGATAGTGTTATGGAAGGCTTGCGAAATGGAAATTTAGAAATCACCACTGGATTTTCTACCGTCTCTGCTAATGCAAGTCGGGAACAAAAGAATGAAATCTTTTTGTCTATGAACCAAGCAAGGAGTGTTTCAAACTAA
- a CDS encoding TetR/AcrR family transcriptional regulator, protein MPRTGLTATEIQDKAVEIAIGEMRAKGFEKVRLVDVAKEMGISHAALYSHFQDKTALFDAVSERWLVKLDEKQDLLVKEKRDPIQKILTWFQNLHRMKLEKVKLDPELYKAFDMAAEESKPFIQTHLSNMHTQMSKLVTEAINQKKIKKRDVNLVAEILISAGTAFTHPKLVAQHSDENREPLLVDTIEAVLKGLG, encoded by the coding sequence ATGCCAAGAACCGGTCTCACAGCTACGGAAATCCAAGACAAAGCAGTGGAAATTGCCATAGGCGAAATGCGGGCTAAGGGTTTTGAAAAGGTTCGTTTGGTAGATGTGGCCAAAGAAATGGGGATTAGCCACGCGGCCCTCTACTCTCATTTTCAAGATAAAACAGCTCTTTTTGATGCTGTTTCCGAACGTTGGCTTGTGAAATTAGATGAAAAACAGGATTTGCTTGTAAAAGAAAAACGAGACCCCATCCAAAAGATCCTTACTTGGTTTCAAAACCTCCACCGAATGAAATTGGAAAAAGTGAAACTAGATCCAGAATTGTATAAAGCATTCGATATGGCCGCGGAAGAGTCCAAACCTTTCATCCAAACTCATTTATCCAATATGCACACCCAAATGTCGAAGTTGGTTACCGAAGCCATTAACCAAAAAAAAATCAAAAAACGTGATGTAAACCTTGTGGCAGAAATTTTGATCTCTGCAGGGACTGCTTTCACGCACCCGAAACTTGTGGCACAACATTCGGATGAAAATAGAGAACCGTTGTTAGTGGATACGATTGAAGCAGTATTGAAGGGACTCGGTTGA
- a CDS encoding DUF1697 domain-containing protein, whose translation MKYIALLRGINVGGNRKVEMKKLRTLLESLGYTEVSTYINSGNIIFESEDDKKTVLLKIQKAFEITFDFEIPTLVKTENEMKKIANAIPRGWQNDATQKTDVAYLFPEADSKKIIEELPLKKEFLEIRYIKGAIIWNIKRENLSKSQLTKLISHKLYKGMTIRNVNTARFLAGEKE comes from the coding sequence ATGAAATACATCGCACTACTCAGAGGAATCAATGTCGGAGGAAACAGAAAGGTCGAAATGAAAAAACTTCGAACGCTTTTAGAGTCCTTGGGATACACAGAAGTTTCTACCTATATCAATTCAGGGAATATCATTTTTGAATCAGAAGATGATAAAAAAACAGTTCTTCTAAAAATACAAAAGGCTTTTGAGATAACTTTTGATTTCGAAATCCCCACTCTTGTGAAGACAGAAAATGAAATGAAAAAAATTGCGAATGCGATCCCGCGAGGATGGCAAAACGACGCCACTCAAAAGACAGATGTTGCGTATTTATTTCCAGAAGCCGATTCCAAAAAAATCATTGAGGAACTTCCTCTCAAAAAAGAATTTTTGGAGATTCGTTACATTAAAGGTGCTATCATTTGGAATATCAAAAGAGAAAATTTGAGCAAAAGCCAACTAACAAAACTAATTAGTCATAAATTGTATAAAGGGATGACAATACGAAATGTAAACACCGCCAGGTTTCTAGCAGGAGAAAAAGAGTAA
- a CDS encoding DMT family transporter, with protein sequence MSKLRLFFLTSFSLIAFAANSLLCRLALKGTEIDASSFTSIRLFSGAFTLWLLVCITQRQTIISGNWKSAFALFVYAACFSFAYVGLTAATGALLLFGTVQITMIGFGIWKGERLDFTKFFGIILAFGGLVYLLLPGISSPSLFSSVFMMIAGLAWGIYSLRGGGSKNPTATTAGNFIKAVPFSIILNIFTFEKININSYGFIFAILSGALASGVGYAVWYSVLPFLKSTKASVIQLIVPVIASLGGVILIAEPLTLRIIVSSVLILFGIALVFFDRFQSTLKS encoded by the coding sequence ATGTCTAAATTACGTTTATTTTTCCTTACATCATTTTCATTGATTGCCTTTGCAGCAAATTCTCTTCTCTGTCGATTGGCTCTCAAGGGAACCGAAATTGATGCATCAAGTTTTACCAGTATAAGATTATTTTCAGGAGCTTTTACTCTTTGGTTATTAGTTTGTATAACTCAGAGACAAACTATAATATCAGGGAATTGGAAATCAGCTTTTGCATTATTTGTTTATGCTGCTTGTTTTTCTTTTGCTTATGTAGGTTTGACTGCCGCGACAGGTGCACTTTTGTTATTTGGTACAGTTCAAATTACGATGATTGGTTTCGGAATTTGGAAGGGCGAAAGGTTAGATTTTACAAAATTTTTCGGAATTATATTAGCATTCGGAGGTCTGGTTTACTTGTTACTGCCTGGGATTTCATCTCCTTCATTGTTTAGTTCAGTATTCATGATGATAGCAGGTCTTGCATGGGGTATATATTCGCTGCGCGGTGGTGGAAGCAAAAATCCAACTGCTACCACTGCTGGAAACTTTATCAAGGCTGTCCCTTTTTCAATTATATTAAATATTTTTACATTCGAAAAAATCAATATAAACAGTTATGGGTTTATATTTGCCATTTTGTCCGGTGCCCTAGCCTCCGGTGTGGGATACGCAGTTTGGTATTCTGTGTTGCCATTTTTAAAATCCACCAAAGCTTCTGTAATACAGTTAATTGTTCCAGTGATTGCCTCTTTAGGTGGAGTGATTCTTATAGCGGAGCCATTAACATTAAGAATAATTGTTTCATCTGTTTTGATTCTATTCGGTATTGCTCTTGTATTCTTTGATAGATTTCAATCGACTTTAAAATCTTAG
- a CDS encoding arylesterase — protein MRVKTLWTLLSLSTLVFLFVNCSSPIQEKPISGCERISGTPGPEDLDLIRDTSTVIVSSHERRNGLKDIGALFEVSLANPNGKLEAKKIETNYPENFRPHGISYAKVKGVDTLAAISHTLADENPHTIEIFERSASGKWSHTKTLSDPTLTSPNDIFMNEAGEIFTSNDNGTSNTFRKYWDMIIRSGRADISYYDGKTFQALNVPVMLGNGIYIRKKGNDELLYRSVFSEKAIRVYQVDRSAGTINLKYLDSINIGAGPDNILEDENGMLWLAAHDSTYKFIRHVMNRTNLAPTRVFKINPETKEVTEVYANEGAEISAGSTGLVFKNKLLISQVFEDFLLVCPRP, from the coding sequence ATGCGCGTAAAAACTCTATGGACTCTTCTTTCCCTTTCGACCCTAGTTTTTCTGTTTGTGAACTGTAGTAGCCCTATCCAAGAAAAACCTATCTCTGGATGCGAACGAATTTCAGGAACTCCTGGCCCTGAAGATTTGGATCTCATCCGTGATACTTCCACTGTCATTGTTTCGTCCCATGAACGTCGCAATGGGCTAAAAGACATTGGAGCTTTGTTTGAGGTTTCGTTGGCAAATCCGAATGGAAAGTTAGAAGCCAAAAAAATTGAAACGAATTATCCTGAAAACTTTCGTCCACATGGAATTAGTTATGCGAAAGTGAAAGGTGTCGATACATTGGCTGCCATCTCGCATACGTTAGCCGATGAGAATCCACATACCATTGAAATTTTCGAAAGATCTGCATCAGGTAAATGGTCACATACAAAAACTTTGAGTGATCCCACCCTTACAAGTCCCAATGATATTTTTATGAACGAAGCCGGAGAAATTTTTACTTCTAACGATAATGGAACCAGCAATACCTTTCGTAAGTATTGGGACATGATCATCCGAAGTGGTCGGGCCGATATATCTTATTATGACGGAAAAACATTCCAGGCGCTAAATGTTCCCGTGATGTTAGGAAATGGAATTTACATTCGTAAAAAAGGAAATGATGAGTTGTTGTATCGATCCGTATTTTCAGAAAAAGCCATTCGGGTCTACCAAGTGGATCGAAGTGCAGGAACGATAAATCTCAAGTATTTGGATTCCATAAACATCGGTGCCGGTCCTGACAATATTTTAGAAGATGAAAATGGAATGTTGTGGCTTGCAGCCCATGATTCCACTTATAAATTCATTCGTCACGTAATGAACCGAACCAATTTAGCACCCACTCGTGTTTTCAAAATCAATCCAGAAACAAAAGAAGTTACGGAAGTGTATGCCAATGAAGGGGCAGAAATTTCTGCAGGTAGCACGGGACTTGTTTTTAAAAACAAACTTTTGATTTCACAAGTGTTTGAAGATTTCCTTTTGGTTTGCCCAAGGCCGTAA
- a CDS encoding LIMLP_16025 family protein: MSNVENKLQDIVNAGIGAVKTSKEVWEKLVVDLNEKKSKFETNFQKLKEQGESDTSDNALKVKMGVAWGIVRFDEIKDNVVKYLDKVKEGNENKPS, from the coding sequence ATGAGCAATGTGGAAAACAAGCTACAAGATATCGTAAATGCTGGGATTGGCGCCGTTAAAACTTCCAAAGAAGTCTGGGAGAAACTGGTAGTTGACCTAAACGAGAAAAAAAGCAAATTCGAAACCAACTTTCAAAAGTTAAAAGAACAAGGTGAAAGTGATACTAGTGATAATGCCTTAAAAGTAAAAATGGGTGTTGCTTGGGGAATCGTTCGTTTTGACGAAATCAAAGATAATGTTGTTAAGTATTTAGATAAAGTAAAAGAAGGAAACGAAAACAAACCTTCTTAA
- the sixA gene encoding phosphohistidine phosphatase SixA: MKIILVRHGEAENASPTISDSQRDLTDKGVSDIHKIGRFIKNSALSVKQVYYSPYRRTKHTAEILSEELKYGCQMLASDDLVAGKGCTDIISCLVNFTNSDTVLLVGHNPDITYFAAKLLGNSGAAENLIFQPGSTIAINVAREKFAHGQIIWAISPDNLGL, encoded by the coding sequence ATGAAGATCATTTTGGTTCGTCACGGTGAGGCTGAAAACGCAAGTCCAACCATTTCTGATTCGCAACGAGATCTAACCGACAAAGGTGTCAGTGATATTCATAAAATCGGAAGATTTATTAAAAACTCTGCTTTATCAGTTAAACAGGTATATTATAGTCCTTATAGAAGAACCAAACACACAGCAGAAATCTTGTCGGAAGAATTAAAATACGGCTGCCAAATGTTAGCCTCAGACGACCTAGTTGCTGGAAAAGGTTGTACTGACATTATTTCCTGTTTAGTAAATTTTACAAATTCCGACACAGTTTTGTTAGTTGGTCATAATCCAGACATCACTTATTTTGCCGCAAAACTTTTGGGAAATTCAGGCGCTGCTGAAAATTTAATTTTTCAACCTGGTTCCACCATCGCCATCAATGTAGCCAGGGAAAAATTTGCACATGGTCAAATTATCTGGGCCATTTCACCAGACAATCTCGGACTTTGA
- a CDS encoding RNA pyrophosphohydrolase, with the protein MDDGDILRIMTDKPYRKNVGMVVFNSSGKVIVGERVQFPGSWQFPQGGIDEGEDYLEAAKRELYEEIGVKKATYVTEYPDWIPYDFPNSLGLNSHLQKFRGQLQRWILFYWDGTLEECDLVHHEQEFLTIQFMEIEDTIQSVVEFKKEVYAKFVPLFKSAIQNYIAENSKSK; encoded by the coding sequence ATGGATGATGGAGACATTCTAAGGATTATGACAGACAAACCCTACCGCAAAAACGTAGGCATGGTGGTTTTTAATTCTTCTGGAAAAGTGATTGTAGGGGAACGAGTACAATTCCCAGGTTCATGGCAATTCCCACAAGGTGGGATAGATGAAGGTGAGGATTATTTAGAGGCCGCTAAACGAGAATTATATGAAGAAATTGGGGTCAAAAAAGCAACCTATGTAACGGAATATCCTGATTGGATTCCTTACGACTTTCCCAACTCCCTCGGTCTCAATTCCCATCTCCAAAAATTTCGTGGCCAATTACAAAGATGGATTTTGTTCTATTGGGATGGGACTTTGGAAGAATGTGATTTAGTCCACCACGAACAAGAATTTTTAACCATACAGTTTATGGAAATCGAAGATACCATCCAATCAGTTGTGGAATTCAAAAAAGAAGTGTATGCGAAGTTTGTTCCTCTTTTTAAATCTGCCATCCAAAATTACATTGCAGAGAATTCAAAATCCAAGTAA
- a CDS encoding acylphosphatase yields MGKSEEARARILVRGFVQGVGFRYYILQKAQEMRLKGYTQNLPNGEVEAVVEGDKLFIEDLYRAMQRGPTKAKVKDHVIEWSDPKNQFRTFLIKK; encoded by the coding sequence TTGGGAAAATCAGAAGAAGCAAGAGCGAGAATATTAGTACGGGGATTTGTACAAGGGGTCGGATTTCGTTACTATATCCTCCAAAAAGCCCAAGAGATGAGACTCAAAGGTTATACTCAAAACTTACCCAATGGGGAAGTAGAAGCGGTTGTAGAAGGTGACAAACTTTTTATAGAAGATTTGTACAGAGCCATGCAACGTGGACCCACTAAAGCAAAAGTAAAGGATCATGTCATTGAATGGAGTGATCCCAAAAATCAATTCAGAACATTTTTGATCAAAAAATAA